A portion of the Melanotaenia boesemani isolate fMelBoe1 chromosome 2, fMelBoe1.pri, whole genome shotgun sequence genome contains these proteins:
- the glis2b gene encoding zinc finger protein GLIS2b yields the protein MLSLDEPLDLKLPRRANGKDRGARSPPHSPLQPKQIRQLRMADDGTAVIEPASPASPYTGVQVVPHDRTDTPTPPAVDLSLSPSSRHTPSSPEMTNGNYAPSGNSHLSQAFQFFVPIGSGAGLHLPSSMFISQTSDKRASPDLSADEQLACRWKKCHLLFDSLQDLVDHVNDFHVKPEKDSGYCCHWEGCARKGRGFNARYKMLIHIRTHTNEKPHRCPTCNKSFSRLENLKIHNRSHTGEKPYICPYEGCNKRYSNSSDRFKHTRTHYVDKPYYCKMVGCLKRYTDPSSLRKHIKAHGHFVAQEQGSPGGVGSLLKGSQSGGLTSSGGKDSELSYISGAHIIIPGATAALLGGHALQGLGGALPLSPLSPRPLDLSTLGSPNSPPGSLGGTSILSFNSSPLGLAKSPLLSPTFPSSALGLPMVPVLGAATERRAQSHQAKRGRGEEAENEVTRGVLNLSTGGSHDPLSWVVIPPGAVVLKPAVVN from the exons ATGCTGTCCCTGGATGAGCCTCTGGACCTGAAACTCCCTCGGAGGGCCAATGGGAAAGACAGAGGAGCGCGGTCTCCTCCCCACTCACCTCTGCAACCCAAGCAAATCCGCCAACTTCGCATGGCAGATGATGGGACAGCAGTGATAGAGCCTGCCTCACCAGCATCTCCGTACACAG GTGTGCAGGTGGTCCCTCATGACCGAACAGACACCCCAACCCCCCCTGCGGTGGACTTGAGCTTGTCTCCTTCCTCCCGCCACACCCCCAGTTCTCCAGAAATGACCAACGGCAATTATGCCCCCTCAGGG AATTCTCACCTCTCACAGGCATTTCAGTTCTTTGTGCCAATTGGATCTGGGGCAGGACTTCACCTTCCATCCTCTATGTTTATTAGCCAGACAAGTGACAAGAGAGCCTCTCCTGACCTTTCAGCCGATGAACAACTGGCCTGTCGCTGGAAGAAG TGCCATCTTCTCTTTGACTCCCTACAAGACCTAGTGGACCATGTCAATGACTTCCATGTCAAACCTGAGAAGGATTCTGGGTACTGTTGCCACTGGGAGGGCTGTGCACGCAAAGGGAGGGGGTTTAATGCTCG GTACAAAATGCTCATTCATATCCGCACCCACACTAATGAGAAACCCCATCGCTGTCCCACCTGCAACAAGAGCTTCTCACGCCTGGAGAATCTCAAGATACACAACCGTTCACACACAG GTGAAAAGCCCTACATTTGTCCTTACGAGGGTTGCAACAAGCGTTACTCCAACTCCAGTGATCGCTTCAAACATACTCGCACACACTATGTGGATAAGCCCTACTACTGCAAGATGGTGGGCTGCTTGAAGCGCTACACAGACCCCAGCTCTCTGCGCAAGCACATCAAAGCGCATGGGCACTTTGTGGCCCAGGAGCAGGGCTCCCCAGGTGGGGTGGGATCCCTGCTAAAGGGAAGTCAGAGTGGAGGTCTTACTAGTAGTGGGGGTAAGGATTCAGAGTTGTCCTATATAAGTGGAGCCCACATTATAATCCCTGGAGCTACAGCTGCTCTTCTTGGAGGCCATGCTCTTCAGGGCCTTGGTGGTGCCCTACCACTGTCCCCCCTCAGTCCTAGGCCCCTGGACCTCAGCACACTGGGTAGCCCAAACTCCCCTCCAGGCAGCTTGGGAGGCACATCTATTCTGTCCTTCAACAGCTCCCCTCTAGGCTTGGCCAAGTCACCTTTGCTCTCCCCAACATTCCCCTCCTCTGCCCTTGGCCTACCGATGGTGCCGGTACTTGGGGCTGCAACTGAGCGCAGGGCCCAGAGCCACCAGGCAAAGAGAGGCAGGGGAGAAGAGGCAGAAAATGAGGTGACTAGGGGGGTCCTAAATCTCTCCACTGGAGGGTCTCATGATCCCCTGTCCTGGGTGGTCATCCCCCCAGGCGCTGTGGTGCTTAAGCCAGCTGTGGTCAACTGA
- the LOC121628547 gene encoding mitochondrial import inner membrane translocase subunit TIM16-like isoform X2: MARYLAQIVVMGFQVVGRAFARALQQEYAASQAAARARGRTGQQSAAASSITGMSLQEAQQILNISTLTPEEIQKNYEHLFKVNDKSVGGSFYLQSKVVRAKERLDEELSIQTQNQKEQSQQNTET, translated from the exons ATG GCTAGATATCTTGCACAGATTGTAGTGATGGGATTTCAGGTGGTAGGGCGAGCATTCGCACGTGCTTTACAACAAGAATATGCAG CCAGTCAAGCAGCGGCGCGGGCTAGGGGCCGTACTGGTCAGCAGTCAGCTGCAGCTTCTAGCATCACTGGAATGAGCCTACAGGAGGCTCAGCAGATACTTAATATTTCCACACTCACCCCTGAGGAGATTCAGAAG AACTACGAGCACCTCTTTAAAGTCAATGACAAGTCAGTTGGTGGGTCATTTTATCTACAATCTAAA GTGGTACGAGCTAAAGAGCGTCTGGACGAGGAGCTAAGTATTcaaacacaaaatcaaaaaGAGCAGTCGCAACAGAATACAGAAacatga